AGGTCAGTCGTCACTCAGCTGTCTCCTTCCATTCAGGTCATCAGACATGGAGATCGTTACGCACTTGATCAATGACACCATAGAGTTCTACAAGTGGACCTTAACCATTGCAGGTAACAACAacgctttttctacttttttggtGCAAAATAGTGTGCCATAATGGCTGCACGggggtgaagtggttagcgcctaggagactagggttcaattccaccctcggtcatgtctgtgtggagtttgcatgttctctttatGAAAGcgggtattccaaaaacatgctaggttaattggtgactccaaatgaatgtgagtgtgaatggttgtttgtctatatgtgccctgtgattggctggccaccagtccagggtgtaccaaatgaatgaataaatagtgTGCCATAGCCATTGATTGTTACTGCTTTGGGTATGAAccaaaagccaaagaagaagccaacacttgaaccagtcatgatgtgctatatatatatatcactatattgacacttattatggtacccattatgtcattggatggccatatcacctcctacttcggtatgtggtacatttaaaaaaaataaataaaaaaaaaaaaaccttaaaatgtgttatggaaagcaggaggtgaacaaatgtaacagttactgattgtaaaagtaccagatggaggggtaggatttaataagctttgcttctccctactccttttggacatgtggaactgggaactgattatgggatgcactcaattggaatctgatgcatgttcaaatgaaataaaaccattaccattaccattaccattaccattaccattaccattaccattacacttgAATTCCGAGTTGTATTAGTTGTAGTTGTCCGTGTGTCTCTTTAAGGCCCATCCATTCAATAACCCCCAAAGCTGTGTTCATGCAAGTCAGTAATTGGTAACATCTGTCCCACAGACAAACGAGTGGAGAAATGGCCCCTGATGAACAACCCCCTGCCCACATTGGCCATCAGTACATCCTACCTTCTGTTCCTTTGGCTGGGGCCCAAATACATGAAGAACAGGGAGCCCTTCCAGCTCCGCAAAACCCTCATCGTCTACAACTTCAGCATGGTCTTCCTCAACTTCTTCATTTTCAAAGAGGTAAAGGCGTCACGTCGTGCTCTTTTTTCCGTGCATCAACGTCACTGCGTTGTGTCCTGTGGGTTTAGATGAGCCATTTTGTGTCTGATGTTTCCTGCTTTAATCATCCAGCAGATACTCATTCAAAGAcgatgcttgtttttttttagctgtttatgGCCGCTCGGGCAGCGAGGTACAGCTACATCTGCCAACCGGTGGACTACTCGGACGACCCCAATGAAGTCAGGGTGAGTGCAATGATGCAAAATTCTAAAAAGTTCAATTAAGTCTGCCTTAGGGCATCCAGGATATACATTGGGACCTCTTTGTGGGGCCTTTCCATGTCCTGTCCGGGGTAGAAAATGGGTGGCTGGGCGGATGTAGTTTTAAACGATCTACGTTTTAGCAACACGATCAGCCCTAATTAGTGTCGGCTCTAGCGCCGTGTCTTACCAAGAAAGGACCAAGGAGGAAAGGGGGTCACAAAGGGTGTCAGTTTTCAATGTCCTTCTTGTTTACGTCGTCTGTCTCCATGACGTCATTTCCACACCTGAAACCCCAGACACCGAAAGGTCAGCCGGTCTCAGGTGATCCGCATCGAGTACATGACGTAAAGTATGCGATGCAGTCTATGGAACCTCAGGAACCTCAGTCCGGGTTCCATTTATCAATTTTCTACAGCTTagactggagcctatcccagctgactttggctaAAAGTGGACTACATCCAGGACAAAGTGTTCAAGACAAATATCTGCAATGTACCCCATCTTCAGGTTGCAGGAGCCCTGTGGTGGTATTTCATCTCCAAAGGCATCGAGTATCTGGACACGGTTTTCTTCATCCTGAGGAAGAAGTTCAACCAAGTCACTTTCCTGCATGTCTACCACCACTGCACCATGTTCACGCTCTGGTGGATCGGCATCAAATGGGTGGCAGGAGGACAGTGTGAGTGCCTCGTGTCCCTCACCGCCATATTTAATAACTTcgctataataaaaacaacaatgggcTCTGGTGACTCCATAAATTGCTCAGCATTAAGAACTAGACCAGGACCAAACtaatatcaacttttttttcccagcattcTTTGGTGCACACATGAATGCAGCCATCCACGTCTTAATGTACCTCTACTACGGCCTGGCTTCCTGCGGACCGAAGATCCAAAAGTACCTGTGGTGGAAGAAGTACCTGACCATCATCCAGATGGTAAAATCAATCAGAGACCGGATGGTGTTTTTTGGTTGTGCATTGGCGTGATCGCAAGCTAAAGAAAAAGTGAGGTTTGCAGGGGGTGATGGACTGAGTAACTTAGTTTCactttgctaacattttatggGTATTATATGGGTATAATATgggtattttctttttaaaaaaaaattttattcattatttattcattttctttattttttaatttttattttctttttaaaaattatttatttattatttattttcttaattttatatgggtattttctttttttattatttatttatttattatttatttatgacttaattttttatattttttctatgagtattttcttttttaaaaaaatatttattttgtattatttatttgtaaaaaaaatttctatgggtattttctttttttaaattatttattcattatgtatttattttcttatttttttttgtatgggtattttcttttaaaaattattatttttttttttcttatgggtATTTTCTGATAATAATGGTATCGGTGCATGAGTGACACCTCATCAGACTACAAAGTCCTCCACAGGGCAGCTAGCTCCGTGTTTCACCTTCAGATTGTAAATATGACGTTAGCGATGACTGTAAAGTGTTAGCTTTTGCTATGTTTGCTAATAAGAAACACAAAGCAGCCGGAAACAGAAAACCCAAATAAGACCATAGAAACAGGAAACGATGTGAAAACTAAGGGAGAGCAAAATGAACGTCCGAACTTTAGTGCGTAATATGACGTACCGTGCGGCGTAAAAGATCAGGATACGCGCTGCAACGATGTGGCGTAATCTGATATGCGTGTGTTTCTCAGATCCAGTTCCATGTGACCATTGGCCACACGGCCTTGTCCCTCTACGTCAACTGCGACTTTCCCCACTGGATGCACTACTCCCTCATCTGCTACGCCATCACCTTCATCATCCTCTTCGGCAACTTCTACTACCAGACCTACCGCCGCCAGCAGCCCAGACGTGACGCCTCTTCGTCCAAAGCTAGCAAAGCCGTCTCCAACGGGGCCATCAATGGACTCAGCAAGGCCGCCAATGGCGCAACGGCGGCGGGGGGCAAAGACGACAAACCCCAGGAAAACACCGGCAGGCGAAAGAGGAAAGGAAGAGCAAAACGAGATTAGACGATGACTGGTGAGGCTGACCTGCTTTGATTTCTTGGAATTTTCGTCAAAGAGAAAGAATGGATGAGGTACAGtgtgatgtatttatttcaagCCATGATCTGAGTTGATGTAGATATTCCGTACGAGACCGGTTGGTGTCAGGAGGGCGTTGTTGAGGCGTCACAGCCGTGGtcacaaaaagccaaaattaGCGTGGGATCCGAGTATCCCGTATCTTATTGAGGTGCCAAGTGGTGTAAAAAGCGGTTGAGAAATGAATATTATTTCTCCGCAGCGTGCTGGAAATAAATAGATTTACGACAACAGGAACTCATTTTCCATAAGATTCCAATTTTAAAACCGTTATTGAGCCAAGGCATGTATTTCACAGAGCGATATATAAATGGCAACAGATGGATACACGGGATAATTATACGGGATACCTTCTATTGTTCTGCCTGTCAATGCTCCTTGCAaagagacatttttatttataccaACTACATGAAATTGGATCAATCCAACAATCCAAAAAGAAACAATCATGTCTGTTTAATTTCGAACCAGGCCATCCCCATGAAACGGATCATGCAGTTCAGGCGACTTGTTATATGACGCCACTATTCACACGGCGGATTTTTCCATCTGCGATATACAAATATCATTTCATCTCCGTATACAGTATACGTCTTTGCTATTCATTATTCGCTAAGCATTAAAGATGAAGCACCTCAATATGAAGTGGTGAATTATAAGCGATCATACAAACTGTAATCATTTCTAATCCTTTTGGACCGGGATTGTTCCATTACGTGTGGACGTTACTAAGTGATATAACAGTGTAATATATTTGCTTTCTGTCGGTATTCTAGGTTTTGTCTCTACTTGTGTGTAATGTGGCAACGTGGACCCGATACGGTACGTCATTCCCAAAGCCTCACCCTCGCCAATATGTCAACtgtaaagatgtttttttttctcttgaaatGATCATTATATTTTTGCGGGCATCGTTTGTCTGCATGCGTGCAGATCAAAAGTTATGTTTTTAAGCATATCCAAAGCGAGCTtataacttgtttttaaatcaatttttatCTCCTTTTatcaaatacattcatttattttcaagcCTTTATGATATGTTTccagacttgtttttttttgtcttgtgctGCCTTGAATGTAAACACATCATCAAATTAATATTGATTGGAAAAGACTGCATACAGGTTGAACAAACAACTGCTGTGTCTGTAGTATGAAATGTCAGTCAATTATCCAGTTCCCACCAACAGCCACTGGACTCCTTtttattggttgttttttgtctattttggCTGTATAAATacgtatcttttttttaattatctctCTGAGAATGCTTGTCGTGTATTTGTGTTGTACATATTACATCGTGATCTTTTGTACTCTGCATTGGGAACGCTCCCGGCTTGTTGGCTCGGACATTGAAACGTCCACATAAATGTCCACATTGCttatgtgtgattttttttttatatatattgtataattgaACTCTCTTCAAATTAAATCTAATGCCTGTACACGCTTTGGCTTCTTTGGCCGTCACTTATGTCACATCATAAACGCAATGCCAAGTTATTAACAAAGATAAGAAACATTAGACATGATGATATAGTTTTGAACACTGGGGGGCGTTGTTGAGCCATACCACAATTCGTTCATATACTGTAAAGACAGTCTCTCAATCAGTCATAcatcatatttataatatattttatttgttataaaaTGTACCCTCCGAGTATGCACCATTAAAAATTGGAGGTTCGTCAAACAAAACTGCAATCCATCAAAAGTACAACctctaaaatattcattttgaaaGGATGCTGGCCCGTCCCTGAGGGAATCTCCACCCACTTTCATAGTATTTAACAAAGGTTTCCATGGTAACCGTACACAGCAGCTGCCggaccccaccccccacccaccctctTGTTcttccaaactcctcccatgacCGCCCCCTCAGTCCCTTCCCCCCCAAAGTCTCCTTGAACCAGCTGGGGTCTCCGTGTCCATCAGTGGGTGGATGTGATACACATGTACTACGTGTACATGTATGTGATATGTACGTATACATGTATGTGATGGTGGAATTGGTGAATGTGTGTTTTAAGGTTAAATTGTACGAGTGGGAATTATCATTCAGCGGTTCTTCTATTCTTAAAATAGAGCTTCGTAACAGAAAAGGCCCTTTCTGGGTTGTCATGTGACAAACACACGTGACCTTAGCATCAACACGTCAGTGGACGCAGGAAGAACACAACATAGCAAGACGAACGCTTGTCCGTcatgaagtattttttatttttgctaagTAAAggctagggcggcacggcggtcgagtggttagcacgcagacctcacagctagggtttgattccaccctcggccatctctgtgtggagtttgcatgttctccccgtgggttttctccgggtactccggtttcctcccacattccaaaaaaaacatgctaggttaattagcgactccaaattgtccataggtatgaatgtgagtgtgaatggttgtttgtcaatccatagtttcatttttattttcttcctaAATATAATTTCAGGCATTTTAATGAAattgctttgtattgagttgtggactcctatagagcaggtacacacaataacccgcacagaaaacgttttacattttccagaatctgcgcctattccaaCTGTTCCAGCTATTCCAGCtattgcacctattccagctttggattgagttgtggactcctatagagcaggtacacacaataactcgttcagaaaacattttacattttccagaatctgcgcctattccagctgttccaGCTATTCCAGCtattgcacctattccagctttggattgagttgtggactcctatagagcaggtacacacaataacccgcacagaaaacgttttacattttccagaatctgcacctattccagctgttccaGCTGTTCCAGCTATTCCAgctatgtattgagttgtggactcctatagagcaggtacacacaataactcgttcagaaaacattttacattttccagaatctgcacctattccagctgttccaGCTATTCCAGCtattgcacctattccagctttggattgagttgtggactcctatagagcaggtacacacaataacccgcacagaaaacgttttacattttccagaatctgcacctattctagctgttcCAGCTATTCCAGCtattgcacctattccagctttggattgagttgtggactcctatagagcaggtacacacaataactcgtacagaaaacattttacattttccagaatctgcacctattccagctgttccaGCTGTTCCAGCTATTGCAgctatgtattgagttgtggactcctatagagcaggtacacacaataacccgcacagaaaacgttttacattttccagaatctgcacctattccagctgttccaGCTATTCCAGCtattgcacctattccagctttggattgagttgtggactcctatagagcaggtacacacaataactcgtacagaaaacattttacattttccagaatctgcacctattctagctgttcCAGCTATTCCAGCtattgcacctattccagctttggattgagttgtggactcctatagagcaggtacacacaataactcgttcagaaaacattttacattttccagaatctgcacctattccagctgttccaGCTATTCCAGCtattgcacctattccagctttggattgagttgtggactcctatagagcaggtacacacaataactcgtacagaaaacattttacattttccagaatctgcacctattctagctgttcCAGCTATTCCAGCtattgcacctattccagctttggattgagttgtggactcctatagagcaggtacacacaataactcgtacagaaaacattttacattttccagaatctgcacctattctagctgttcCAGCTATTCCAGCtattgcacctattccagctttggattgagttgtggactcctatagagcaggtacacacaataactcgttcagaaaacattttacattttccagaatctgcacctattccagctgttccaGCTATTCCAGCtattgcacctattccagctttggattgagttgtggactcctatagagcaggtacacacaataactcgtacagaaaacattttacattttccagaatctgcacctattctagctgttcCAGCTATTCCAGCtattgcacctattccagctttggattgagttgtggactcctatagagcaggtacacacaataactcgtacagaaaacattttacattttccagaatctgcacctattccagctgttccaGCTATTCCAGCtattgcacctattccagctttggattgagttgtggactcctatagagcaggtacacacaataactcgttcagaaaacattttacattttccagaatctgcacctattccagctgttccaGCTATTCCAGCtattgcacctattccagctttggattgagttgtggactcctatagagcaggtacacacaataactcgtacagaaaacattttacattttctagaatctgcacctattccagctgttccaGCTATTCCAGCtattgcacctatt
This genomic window from Doryrhamphus excisus isolate RoL2022-K1 chromosome 17, RoL_Dexc_1.0, whole genome shotgun sequence contains:
- the elovl4a gene encoding elongation of very long chain fatty acids protein 4a gives rise to the protein MEIVTHLINDTIEFYKWTLTIADKRVEKWPLMNNPLPTLAISTSYLLFLWLGPKYMKNREPFQLRKTLIVYNFSMVFLNFFIFKELFMAARAARYSYICQPVDYSDDPNEVRVAGALWWYFISKGIEYLDTVFFILRKKFNQVTFLHVYHHCTMFTLWWIGIKWVAGGQSFFGAHMNAAIHVLMYLYYGLASCGPKIQKYLWWKKYLTIIQMIQFHVTIGHTALSLYVNCDFPHWMHYSLICYAITFIILFGNFYYQTYRRQQPRRDASSSKASKAVSNGAINGLSKAANGATAAGGKDDKPQENTGRRKRKGRAKRD